From the Firmicutes bacterium CAG:345 genome, the window TGCTTAATTTTTGGTGAAGTAGCCTTTTTTTCTTTGCGCGTTTTAAAAGCAAGTAATTTATCAAAAGCACGAACTAGCAATAAAAAGCACGAACTGACTATCAAAAGCACGAATATACTTTAACCCTTATTTTTTGGCCATCGGCAGTGATGCTGGTGGTCTTTTTTTATGCCCTGAAATATTTTTCAATTTATCTATCCTCATAATAAAAGATTTGAATTCCAACTGTTTTTCCATTGGCGGAACAGGCATTAACTCGTTTTTAATCATGGGTACAGTTAATTAAAAAAAGCTTAAACAAATCATGTTTTTATGATAAGATTTATTTGGAAGTTATTTTTTATGCTTAAAAATTTAAGATTGTTCTTAGCACATTGTGTTTAGGTTTGTTAGTGGGTTGTTCTTCAACTGTTTCTTGGGAAAATAACATTAATAAAGATATCATACTTCTAAAAAATAATGGTTTTCATGCATATATTTCAAATTCTAAAGAAGATTTGCAAGAATTTAATGAAGGTATTAATAAAGAAATTAAACAAGAAGGTTATAATTTTACAGTTAAGTTTGTAAATGTATATAGTATGACAGAAACACCAGACCTTACTTCAGGTTACTATATTACCTTTGAGGAATTAAGCACTAAAGAAGAGGCAAAGAACTACTTCACTTTTTTAAATAGAGAAAATAGAATGTATAAGATTTATATTTCAGGAACAATCGTTATATATACTACATCTGTAAAAGCAACGGAACTTTTAAACTATAAATTCAAATAGCCCCCCGAATAACAATAAAACTTATCTGAATAGTACCGCATACCCCGACCTCAAAAATGTGTGAGCCAGAATTTTTAAAAAACTAGATTTTAGAAAATACAATACTAAATCAAGGAGCAGAAATGCTCTTTTTTTTGATTTGAAGGAGAGAATATGAAGAAAATATTATTTTATTTATTAACGTTCACTTACTGTTTATTACAAACATTAATTGGCGGATTCGTTTATTTATTCAATTATGGATGTTTCAATCTCATCAAGTTCACGCCATAGTGCAGCATATGAATTTTTAATAGGGTGCAATTGTATCTAATAAAGCAATAAAAGAACCCCACAAAACTAACAATAATGGTTTTAATAAATTTGCTGAATGGTATTACAAATGTGGAATGTTGCAATTTTTAAGTGTCAACATAAAATTGCAGCTTTATGTTGGCGCTCGCACTATTTTTTTAAATTTTTAAACCAAAAAAAATTTGTTTTTTCCAAAATTGATTTATAATTTCTTTATGAATACAACGCCAGAAACTAAAAGATTACTTCTTCGTCCTTTAAAACAAAGTGACGCAATAGATATATTTGAAAATTGGGCAAGCGATGAAGATTTTCCTAAATATATGACTTGGAGCGCTCATAAAAATATTGAAGAAACTAAAAAAATAGTAGATATGTGGATTAAAGAATATGAAGATCCAAAAGCCATAAGGTTTATGATAGTTTTAAAATCAACTAATGAAGTTATTGGTCAAATAGATGTAGTAAAAATTGTTGATGATATTCCAGAAATTGGCTATTTAATAATGAAAAAATATTGGAATAATGGATATATGAGCGAAGCTTGTAATTGTGTAATAAACTATATATTTACTCTTGGATATAAAAATATAATTATTGAAGCAATGAAAGAAAACATTGCTTCAAATAAAGTTATTATGAAATGTGGTGGAAAATTTATTGGTTCTAAAATACAATTTTATGAAGCAAAAAACTTAAATGCCGAAGTTAATCAATATTTAATAACTTCTTCTAGGAGTTAATTATTAACATTCTATCTATTTTAAAACTTAACTTTACTATAATTATGCCATGCCCTGTTGGAGAAGCGGCTTAACTCATATCCCTCTCAATGATACATTCATGGGTTCGAATCCCGTATGGGTCACCATATAGAAAGCATAGGTTTGATACAAAAAAATAATGTATCAAGCCTTTTTTTATGCCTAAAATAGCATTATTTACGAGATTTTAGTTTATTTTTAGGATATTTGGACTGATATTAAAAATTCTCCCATCATTTCTTAAGCCTTATTTTCTTTTTATAATTATAATCAACTAGGCAATGAAAAAGTATCAGCAAGAAACCGAAAACTAAAAGGCTATACATCTTGATAATTATAAAATTCAATATATGTGGTATTTTTTAAAAATGTCAGTGTAAATCTTAATGCAATAGAAAGAAAAATTATAGAGTTAATTTTAAATGACCATGCTTTAACAGCAGAAAAACATCAATTAAAATTAATAAAACAAAAAGAACTACTAAAAGATATTTGAAAGCATTACAAGAAAAAAATATCTCGAAAGAAAATGGTCAGATAAAAATAGTTATTGAAAAATTATAAAGTAACATTTTTTAATTTTATAAAATAAATGTTGTTGTGTTATGCAAAATGAAAGAAAGATTACGTAAATTGGTAGAAACATTACACAAAAATAAGCATTACGCACTTTATATCAAAATTTTCTAAAGGCAAGCTCAAACCCTTATAAAAAATAATTTCAAGTTGATTTGTAATCTACAAAATTGTATAATGTTTTTGGGTAATGTTTATGGAAAATTTTAAAATAGTAAGATTTGTAGACAATAGTTTCGAAATTGATGTTAGAGCAGATATTAATAATGAAACTGTTTGGCTCTCACAAGATGAAATGGCATCATTATTCAATGTTGATCGCACAAGAATTGTTAGACATATTAATAACATTTATAAAGACAAAGAATTAGATATTAATTCAACATGTGCGGAAAACGCACATGTTCAAATTGAGGGAAATAGAAAAGTTAATCGTACCATAAAAATTTATAATCTTGACATGATTATTTCTGTAGGATATAGAGTAAAATCTCAAAGAGGTATTATTTTTAGAAAATGGGCAAACAAAATTCTAAAAGAATACTTAATACAAGGTTATTCCATTAATAAAAAAAGAATAGAAGTGCTTAATAAAACAATTGAAGTACAAAATAAGATGCTTGCATCATCATTAAATATCGATCAAGAAACATTAGTTAATGTTATAGAAAAATATACTAAAGCTTTAGATTTATTAGATAATTATGATCATCAATGTCTAATAAAACCAAAAGGAAAAGAAACAATATATGAATTAACATATTCTGATTGTAGAGCAATTATCGATTCAATGAAGTTTAAAAACACATCTTCTGTATTCGGCGTTGAAAAAGAAAATGGAAAATTAGAAGGAATTCTAGCCGCCGTTTATCAAAATATTTTCGGTCAAGAAGTTTATCCTTCATTAGAAGAAAAAGCAGCACATTTATTATATTTTTTAGTAAAAGATCATCCTTTTGCGGATGGATGTAAAAGAATTGCTGCAACATTATTTTTGGAATTTTTAAATAGAAATCACGCATTAATTAAAAATGGCAAAATAATAATATCAAACGATACATTAGTTGCAATTACCATTTTAACTGCTGAATCAAATCCGGAAGAAAAAGAAGTTATAATTAAACTTATAATGAATTTTTTAAGTAAAGGAATTTAGAATGAAAAAAACAATTGGGGATAAAATAAAAGAATTACGAATATCACTTGGACTTTCACAAGAAGAATTTGGAAAAAAGTTAGGCTATACCTCTAGATCATCTATTAATAAAATTGAAAAAGGAATTAACGATATTAGTTATGATAAGCTGATTTTATTAATTAAAGAATACAAAATTAATATAAAAGGATTTTTAGAAGAAGAGTGCGATCAAATTTCTAATTCAATTTCAAAAAATAATAATATTTATATTTCTTTTAGTGGAAGAAATAATGGCAATTGTTTTGATATAGCCTCTCATTTAATGAAGAAAAACGATAAATATATAGCATTTAAAGATATATCTTATAATCCTTGTTCAAATTGTGAATATCAGTGTTTTAAAGGAATATGTAAATATCGAAATGATGATATATATAAGCTTATACAGTCATCACTTACATATAAAAATTTAGTTTTATTAGTACCAATGTACTGCTCTAACCCCTCCTCTTTATATTTTACTTTTTTAGAAAGAATGCAAGATTATTTTAATAACAACAGCGATAAATGGAATATCTTTATTAAAAAATTAAAAATAATTGCGATATTTGGTAGTGAAAAAGAAACGCCTTTATTCATACCAACTTTGTTGCAATTAGTTGATGGAAATAACAACCAGATTCTAAAAATAGAAAGACATAAATATAATCTTAAAATAAACGATAAAGTGATAGAAAATAATGAATTATTAAATAAAATAGATTCTTTTATTATTTAAAAATTTTATATAATATCTTTACAAATCTAAATAAAAAAGGAAATAATTATGACAAAACAAGAAATTCAAAATAAAAGAGAATATATTTATGCTAGCATTAGAAAACAAATAAAATAAATGCATAGCATTTTAAAAGCTTTTGGCGAAATACCAGAAATTGCTAATAATGGTGATGCTAATATTCTTATCAATGAAATACTTATGAGAATTGGTTCTTCGGAAAGAGATATTCTTGTATTTAAATGGAAAACAGACGACTATATCGAAAGATACGATGAAAAACAATATCTCAACTATGTTCAAGGTAAAATACATTTTTATATTGACAGATATGATTTTTATGCTTTCAACGCTTCTTTGCGTCATAGAGATTATGAATATAAACCTATGGAAAAATAAATTCATTTTATAATCAATTCTAAAAATACATTTTTATTTTTTTCAATTATTTATAAATATGTATATAATTATGTAAGATTAAATATCGTTGGAAATAAAACTATGTTTATTTCCAAATTTTTAGGTGCTTATAATACCTAATTAAACTAGAAAAATGTTTATAAGAATGCTAAATTTATATGGAGGAAAAATATGCTTAATCAATTTTCAAGAACTCAACTAATATATGGAAAAGATGCAATGGATATTTTATCTAAAGCACATATAGCAATTTTTGGTATTGGTGGCGTAGGTGGATATGTCTGTGAAGCTTTAGTAAGAAGCGGAGTAAAACATTTTACTTTAATAGATGATGACAAAATTTGTTTAACTAATTGCAACAGACAAATTATTGCTACGACTAAAACAGTTGGTCAATATAAAGTTGATGTAATGAAAGAAAGAATTCTAAGCATTAATCCATTTGCTAAAGTAGAAACTTTGAAATGTTTCTTTTTACCATCTAATCAAGATGAATTTGATTTTACCCAATATGACTATATTATTGATGCAATAGATACCGTTTCCGCTAAAATCGCTATCATTTTAAAAGCGCAAGCTAATAACATTCCAATAATAAGTTCTATGGGAGCTGGCAATAAAGTTAATCCGATGGGATTTATGGTTAGCGATATTTATAAAACAGAGATGGATCCTTTAGCTAAAGTTATGCGTTATGAACTTAAAAAAAGAAGGGTTAAACATTTAAAAGTCGTTTATTCTAAAGAAAAGCCTTTACGTCCTTTAGAAGATCCTACAATCAGTTGCCGAACGCATTGCATTTGTCCAAAAGGAACAAGAAAATGTACCGAAAGAAGAGATATTCCAGGAAGCAACGCTTTTGTACCAACTGCCTGTGGACTTTTAATTGCTTCAGAAGTTATCAAAGATTTGACTAAACCAGTCGCCAGGGAAGAATTAAAAAAATGATTTATTTAGACTATGCAGCAAATTATCCATGCAAAAAAGAAGTTTTAGCAGCTCTAACAGAAGTAGAATTAAACTATATTGGTAACTATAATTCAACTCATACAGCCGGATTAAAATCAAAAGAAAAATTTAATGAAATAAACACTTCCATAAAGAACATTTTAAATATCGATGATGAACATGAAGTAATTTATGTTTCTTCAGCAACGGAAGCTAATAATTTAGCAATCAAAGGAATTTGTTCATCTTATTCCGGATTTGGAAAGAAAATTTTAGTAAGCGAGCTTGAACATAGTTCCATAAATGGAGCTTTAGGATTTCTTAAAGATAACGGTTATCAAGTTGAATTTATTAAAACCAATAACGATGGTAGTATTTCAATTGAATCATTAAAAGAAAAATTAAGCAGTGATGTAATTTTAGTTTGTGTGTGTTTAGTCGACGGAGAAACAGGATATATTCACGATTATAAAAAAATAAATGAAATAGTTAAAAATACCAATGCTCATTTACTTGTTGATGCAACACAAGGTGTTGGAAAATTTGACATTGATTTTAATGAATTAGATCTTGTAAGTTTCACTCCTCATAAATTTGGTGGAATAACTGGAAGTGGGTGTTTAATCAAAAGAAAAAAAACAATTTTGACACCACTTATGCATGGAGGAGAGAGTTCATCAATTTATCGCAGTGGTTCAGTTCCTCTTGGAATCATTGCTTCAATTGAAAAAGCCTTGTATCTAGCATATCAACATATGGATAAAAATTATGAAAAAGTAAAATCGGTCAATGCATATTTACTAGAACAAATAAAAAGCAATAAAAAAATAAAAATTAATTCTTTTGCTAATCCTTACATAGTTAATTTGTCAATCGATAATATTACTGGAAGAACTGCTGTTGATTATTTAAATAGCAAAGGAATATGTGTAAGCCAAAAATCCGCATGTTCAATAAAAAACACTCCATCAAAAATTATTATGGCAATATATAAAGATAAGAAAAGAGCTATATCATCTTTTAGATTATCTCTATCAGAATTAGTTACATATGAAGAAATAGATTATTTAGTAGAAACATTAAAGGAGTTAGCAAAATGACAGATGAATTTGAGCAATCAATAACAAAAAAATATCGTGATAAGCTTTGGTCTAAATTTGTTAAAGCAATCAAAGAATATCAACTAATACAACCAAATGATCATGTATGTGTTTGTATTTCTGGTGGAAAAGACTCTATGCTTATGGCAAGACTTTTCATGCAATTAAAAAAACATTCAGATTTTAATTTCGAAATTGAATATTTAGTAATGAATCCTGGCTATAATGAAATTAATTTACAAACAATTATGAACAACTTACAAAAATTATCAATTCCTGCTAAAGTTGTTGAATCAAATATTTTTGAAATTGCTAATTCACAAGATAAAAGTCCTTGTTTTTTATGTGCAAAAATGAGAAGAGGAGCTCTTTATAATTTTGCTAAGAAAATGGGATGCAATAAAATTGCATTAGGACATCATTACGATGATGTAATTGAAACAACTTTAATGAATTTACTAAATTCAGGATCTTTTCAAACAATGCTTCCTAAATTAAAATCCACCAATTTTGAGGGGATGGAATTAATAAGACCTATGTATTTAATAAGAGAAAAAGATATTATTTCTTGGAAAAATTATCATCACTTACAATTCATTCAATGTGCCTGTAGATTTACAGAAAATTGCGCAATTTGTGATAATGGAGGTGGTGGCTCCCAAAGATACGCTACAAAACAATTAATCAAAGAATTAGTTAAAAATTATAATCCACAAGTAGAAAAAAATATTTTTAAAAGTGCAGATAACGTTACTCTAGATATGATTCTTGGATATAAAGAAAAAGGTGTACATCATAACTACTTAGAAAATTACGATAAGAAAAAAAGTGAAGATTAACTATAGGAGAAAAACAAATAAATGAAAAAAATAGTCTTTAGTGATATAGATGGTACACTTCTCACTTCTGAACATAAACTTTCAAAAAACACTCTTTTTGCTATAAATAAACTTCAAGAAAAAAATATAGATTTTGTAATAATATCTGCTAGAAGTCCATCAGGAATTTATCCTATTCTTTTAAAAAACAATTTTTCTTGTCCGATAATTTCATATAGTGGAGCTTTAATCCTCGATAAAGACAAAAACGTTTTATATCATAAAGGAATGAATAAAGAAGAAGCAGAAGAAATTATTTCATTTATTGAAGAACAAAATTTTGATTTAACATGGTGCATATATTCTTTTGATCAATGGGTAGTTAAAAATAAAAATGATTCACGGATAATTAGAGAAGAAAATATCGTTGAAGCAAAAGCTGTTGAAGGAAATCTAAACACAATAGAAAAAGAAGAAATACATAAAATCTTATGCATTTGCAATCCTGATAAAACAACTTCTTATGAAGAGATTATTAAAGCTAAATTTCCAAAATTATCAATAGTAAAATCATCTCCAATCCTTCTTGAAATTATGGCAAAAAATATTACAAAAGCTACCGCCATTGAAAAATTATGTGAACTAAAAAATATATCAATAGAAAAAACTATTGCATTTGGTGATAATTACAACGATTTTGAAATGCTCACAACAGTTAAGCAAGGCTTTTTAATGGACAATGCACCTGATGAATTAAAAAAATTAATAAAACTTCATACTGATAGCAACGATAATGATGGGATTTATAAAGCTTTAAAAGAACTGTCATTATTGGATTGATTTTAAACAAACAACCTAAAAATATATTTTAAAAATGTCTATAAAATAAGAGCTGTTTTTTTAATATTCAGCTCTTATTTTTTCGTTTAATCTACAATAATTCTTTCTTTTAATATAATATCGTGAGAATTTTTTCCAATCAAAATATCAAAAGCACCTGGTTTAACATGATATTCATCATAATATGTTGAATAATAAGAAAAATCTTTTCTCTTCAATTCAATTATAACTTCTTTCTTTTCATGAGCCTTAATAAATATTTTTTCATATCCTTTCAACTCATAATCAGGTCTATATACTTCTTTTACAACTTCGCGAATATATAATTGACAAACCTCAGCTCCATCAATTTCCGTTTCATTTTCTATATCAAAGCTAACTTTATACACATCTTTAATTTGTTCTATTTTAAGATTAGAATATTCAAATTTAGAATAACTAAGCCCATAGCCAAAAGGAAATAATACAGGAACATTAAAGGTCTCATAATAACGATATCCGATATTTAATCCTTCATCATATTTCATAACAGAAGAATCATGGTATGATTTCATTGCTGGAGAATCTTCTAATTTTAATGGAAAAGTTTCAGATAATCTTCCACTTGGATTTATTTTTCCAACCAAAATATTTGCTAATGCTTTATGACCTAATTCACCACCATATCCCATATAAACAACAGCTTCAACTTTATCAATCCATGAAGACATATCAATTGCTGAACCAGCTTCTACAACAATAATAAGATGTTTAGCAACTTTAGCAAAATCATTTATTAAAATTTCTTCTTCTTTTGATAATTTAATTCCTTCTCTATCAGCACATTCAAATTCCAAATTTGCAGAATCACCAACAGCCAAAATTGTATATTCAGCTTGTGCACTATATTCTAAAGCTTTCTTTGCATTACCAACATGTGCCAAATGTCCTAATTTTTCCCAAATAGATTCATAATATTGAACATCATAACATTCTGCTTTCAAAGCTTCTTCAAGTGAAATAAAAGGTAATTCAGGACAAACTTGGCTAGATCCGCCACCACAATAATATCTAGAAGCAGGATCGCCGGTAATAAAAATTTTCTTTTCAGGTTTTAAAGGAAGAACATTATTTTCATTTTTCAATAAAACTATTCCTTCTTCAGCAATTTTCAACGCAACATTTCTTCTTTCATTTATGGACATATCCATTTTTCTTAATTTGCTTTCTTTTTCACATTTTTCAGCCAACTCAATAACTTTTACTGCAGATTCATCAAGTTTTCTTTCATTCAAGATATTTTCCTGAGCTTTTTTCATCATTAAATTATGATGATTTTCATTATATGGCATTTCTAAATTCAGTCCCGCGTTTAATGAAGCTTCAGAATCTTTTACAGCATCCCAATCCGACATTATTAAACCATCAAACTTAAAGTTATTTCTTAAAACATTATAAAGTTTATTATTTTCACTCATTCTTCTGCCATTTACCAAATTATAAGAACACATAACCGTCCATGGTTTGGCTTCCATAGCTATTTCAAATGTTTTCAAATAAATTTCATGCAAAGTCCTTTCATCAACTTCCATCGATGCCCAATGGCGAGAGAATTCGGAATTATTGCAACAAAAATGTTTTATGCATGTGCCAACGTGCATTTTCTGAACTCCTTCAATATATTTTTTTGCTAATGTTCCTGCTAAATACGGATCTTCAGAATAATATTCAAAGTTTCGTCCATTGGTCGGAAGCCTTTTAATATTAACACCAGGACCTAACACAATATCAACTTTTTGTTCTATACAATCATTTCCGATAGATTTACCAAGAAGTTTAGCTAAATCACAATTCCATGTTTGTGATAAAACTTGTGTTGAAGGATATGCTACAGATTTAATTACTTCTTTTTGTTCAGGATTACTTTTATCTAACGGTTGCCTTAATCCAACAGGTCCATCTGATAATACAAATTTGTATAAACTGCCATCTGCTGTATCATTAGACCAAAAGTCAGCTCCCATGACTAATTTAACTTTTTGAATTTTATTCAATTTAGAAATATCCATACCTCACCTCTTTACTGATATAAGTTTTAAATTTTGAAAGTGCATACATTTATAATATATATTAAAAGATATAATTATTGAAGAAATTTAAAATAAATTTATTTTTACGGCTATAAAAAATAAAAAAATATTATAGTTTTTTTACATCTTTTTTTATATTTTTTTGTTGCTTTTAAAAATTTTTACCATATATAATAGTTGCGTGAGGAAAATATATGACTTTTAATCTCATTATAAAAAAATCCTTATCAAAAATAATAGAACAAAAGTCCATAGTCTCTATATCTAGAAAATCATCTTTATTAAACTTAAATAACAACGTTTAATAAAGGTTTTTTTATTTTCCTAACAATAGTAAATTTTTATCAAATTACAAAAAGGAGAAATATGAAAAAGATTAATTTACTTTCAGCTTTATTCTTATGCACTATTCTTGCTTCTTGTGCTTCTGAAAACACTTCTAGTTCTTCCTCATATAGTAGTTCATCAACAATTAGTTCTTCCTCATCTAGTAGTTCATCAACAATTAGTTCTTCATCTTTTGTAGTTAGCTCTGTTTCATCAAGTTCGACTATTTCATCAAGCAGCACATCAAGTTCTAGCATTTCAAATAGTAGTACAAGTTCTTCATCTATTTCTTCTTCAAGTTCTTCATCTATTTCTAGTTCAACAAGCGTTCCAAGTTATGAAGGAAATATTCTTTCTTTAAATTCTAAAAATTTTAATAGTGTTGATGCTTTAGTCCTAAATAATATAACTCCAAATACTCAATACGAATCTGAATTTACTTTTGCTAAAAATGGTTCTTATCTTTCATCAAAAAGAATTACTGAAATTGAAAAAATTGAAGTTTTAGTATACGGAACATACGATAATTTAAAAATGTATGCTTCTGAAAATGCTGATGAAGAAAAATTAATTACTGCCACAAAAGAAGAAAAAACATCAGAAAATGAAGCTCAGAATAATGTTTTATATACTTATTCTTTTGATACTCCAACAGATGTCTTCTATTTAACTAACCCTTCTACTTATAATGTCCAAGTCTTTACAATTGATATTTATTATAAAGGACAAATAAATGATGCTGAGCCTGAACCAGTAGAAAAAGACATTACAATTTCTAGAGCTCTTGAAATCGGAAATGCATTGAGCTCAAGTCGTGGAACAACAGAAACCACTTATATTATCAATGGTGTTGTCACAAATATTTCCGGAAAAGAAGTTACAATTACTCAGGATGATTCCAGCATTATCGCCTATGTTCCAACACCTGTCGAGAACCTTTATATAGGTTATTCTGTAGCTTTAGAAGGTAAAATTCAAAATTATTATGGCAAAATAGAAATTGTTGAATTCACACTTTTAGATTATCTTGCTGCAACATATAATGTTGATTTACAAGAATTTGAAAACGGAATAGTTAATGTATCAAAATCTAGTGATATCAACTATGGTGAAGAAATTACTTTAACTGCTGTCCCTAACGAAGGATATAAAGTCCTATCTTTATTCATCGATAACGAAAGACAAAATCTTGATGAAAACAATTCTATTTCTCTAATAATGACTCATAATATTTCAGTAAAAGCTGAATTTATTTCTAATGATGTAGTTATCGAAGAAACTGTTACTTTAAAATATGTTTTTGCCGATTATCCTGCAGGAACACAATATGCCACTGAAACTCATAAACTTGATGAAAACACTTCTATATCAACTGAAAAAGCTCACTTTACTTCTGAGCTTCGTCTTTATAACAGCTCAACAAATGATAGTGTTGCAACAATACATTCCGCTAAGCCTATTAAATCAATTTATTTCAATGCTGGATATAGTGCTTCTGAATTATCAGTTTATGGTTCTACTGATGGAGAAACATTTGAACTTATTTCAGCATTAGTAACAACTTCAGCATATAAAGTGCTTTCTCTTGAAAACATTGAAGAATCTTCCTACACATATATTAAGCTTGATGTCACTGGTTCAAAGCAAGTTAGAATTAAAGACTTCAGCATTGTAGTTGCAAAATAAATTAAAAAGCATCATAAAAGCCTCCCGCAAAAAGGAGGCTTTTTAATTTAATAATTATTTAACTATTTCTAGTTTACCATCGACAAGTCGTTTTGTACTTTCTTTATCAAATAAGATAATACTATTTCCAACAAAATCAATTGAAACTTCTTCATTAACTTTATAGTCGATAATACCGAAGATAACCGAAGTTAAAATATCTTCTCCAATATCAACCTTGACTGTTGTTTCCATACCAGCAGGAAGAGTTGAATATACTTTAGCTTTTAAACCATCTTCACAGATACGGATGAATTCTGGTCTTATTCCTATTACAACATCTTCACTTGGTAATTCAAATTCATTATTTGCTTCAAATCTAGCAACAACATTATGGAATTTAACTTCATAAGTATTTCCTTCGATTTGTTTTGCCTTTGCTTGAATAAAATTAATAGCTGGATTACCAACAAAGTCAGCAACAAATAAATTATTAGGATTTGAATATACATATAAAGGTGGATCATATTGTTGAAGCAATCCATTTTTCATCAAACAAACTTCAGTAGCAAGAGTCATGGCTTCAAGTTGATCATGTGTAACATAAACAAATGTTGAATTAGTTGAAGAATGTAAACGTTTTAATTCCGTTCTCATCTCTAAACGCAATTTAGCATCTAAGTTCGATAAAGGTTCATCCATAAATAAAACTTTTGGATTAGGTGCTAGTGTTCTAGCAATAGCAACACGTTGTTGTTGTCCACCTGATAATTGACTTGGATATCTATCAAGATAATCTTCAATTTTTAACATTTTGACAAGTTCATCAACTCTTGCTTTAATTTGATCTTTACTCCATTTAAGATTTTCAAGGCCAAAAGCAATATTCTTATAAACTGTCATATGTGGCCATAAAGCATAGTTTTGAAATAAGAAACCAACATTTCTTTTAGCAGGAGAAATATTGATACCCTTTTTCGAGTCAAATACTGTAACACCATCGATTATAATTTCACCAGATGTTGGAGTTTCAAGACCAGCAATCATTCTAAGTGTGGTAGTTTTACCACAACCTGATGGTCCTAAAAGGGTAACAAATCCACGATCTTTGATAACCATATTAAGATTATCTACAGCAATGGAATCTCCCCATTTTTTTGTTATATTTTTTAAAATAATTTCAGGCATATATTAACCTCCTACACCTTTATCAATAGAAGCTCCTGTTAATTTATTAACTACAACATTAATAATTAAAACCGAGAGAATGATAATTAAATTGATACCATTACTAATTTGTGTACAATCATATTTTTCATAGTTTTGTAAAACTGCTGTTAAAATTGTACTACTACCT encodes:
- a CDS encoding putative uncharacterized protein (product inferred by homology to UniProt), whose product is MENFKIVRFVDNSFEIDVRADINNETVWLSQDEMASLFNVDRTRIVRHINNIYKDKELDINSTCAENAHVQIEGNRKVNRTIKIYNLDMIISVGYRVKSQRGIIFRKWANKILKEYLIQGYSINKKRIEVLNKTIEVQNKMLASSLNIDQETLVNVIEKYTKALDLLDNYDHQCLIKPKGKETIYELTYSDCRAIIDSMKFKNTSSVFGVEKENGKLEGILAAVYQNIFGQEVYPSLEEKAAHLLYFLVKDHPFADGCKRIAATLFLEFLNRNHALIKNGKIIISNDTLVAITILTAESNPEEKEVIIKLIMNFLSKGI
- a CDS encoding thiF family protein (product inferred by homology to UniProt), whose protein sequence is MLNQFSRTQLIYGKDAMDILSKAHIAIFGIGGVGGYVCEALVRSGVKHFTLIDDDKICLTNCNRQIIATTKTVGQYKVDVMKERILSINPFAKVETLKCFFLPSNQDEFDFTQYDYIIDAIDTVSAKIAIILKAQANNIPIISSMGAGNKVNPMGFMVSDIYKTEMDPLAKVMRYELKKRRVKHLKVVYSKEKPLRPLEDPTISCRTHCICPKGTRKCTERRDIPGSNAFVPTACGLLIASEVIKDLTKPVAREELKK
- a CDS encoding gCN5-related N-acetyltransferase (product inferred by homology to UniProt), producing MNTTPETKRLLLRPLKQSDAIDIFENWASDEDFPKYMTWSAHKNIEETKKIVDMWIKEYEDPKAIRFMIVLKSTNEVIGQIDVVKIVDDIPEIGYLIMKKYWNNGYMSEACNCVINYIFTLGYKNIIIEAMKENIASNKVIMKCGGKFIGSKIQFYEAKNLNAEVNQYLITSSRS
- a CDS encoding putative uncharacterized protein (product inferred by homology to UniProt); translated protein: MIYLDYAANYPCKKEVLAALTEVELNYIGNYNSTHTAGLKSKEKFNEINTSIKNILNIDDEHEVIYVSSATEANNLAIKGICSSYSGFGKKILVSELEHSSINGALGFLKDNGYQVEFIKTNNDGSISIESLKEKLSSDVILVCVCLVDGETGYIHDYKKINEIVKNTNAHLLVDATQGVGKFDIDFNELDLVSFTPHKFGGITGSGCLIKRKKTILTPLMHGGESSSIYRSGSVPLGIIASIEKALYLAYQHMDKNYEKVKSVNAYLLEQIKSNKKIKINSFANPYIVNLSIDNITGRTAVDYLNSKGICVSQKSACSIKNTPSKIIMAIYKDKKRAISSFRLSLSELVTYEEIDYLVETLKELAK
- a CDS encoding unknown (no significant homology to UniProt), whose translation is MHSILKAFGEIPEIANNGDANILINEILMRIGSSERDILVFKWKTDDYIERYDEKQYLNYVQGKIHFYIDRYDFYAFNASLRHRDYEYKPMEK
- a CDS encoding putative uncharacterized protein (product inferred by homology to UniProt), coding for MKKTIGDKIKELRISLGLSQEEFGKKLGYTSRSSINKIEKGINDISYDKLILLIKEYKINIKGFLEEECDQISNSISKNNNIYISFSGRNNGNCFDIASHLMKKNDKYIAFKDISYNPCSNCEYQCFKGICKYRNDDIYKLIQSSLTYKNLVLLVPMYCSNPSSLYFTFLERMQDYFNNNSDKWNIFIKKLKIIAIFGSEKETPLFIPTLLQLVDGNNNQILKIERHKYNLKINDKVIENNELLNKIDSFII
- a CDS encoding unknown (no significant homology to UniProt), producing the protein MGCSSTVSWENNINKDIILLKNNGFHAYISNSKEDLQEFNEGINKEIKQEGYNFTVKFVNVYSMTETPDLTSGYYITFEELSTKEEAKNYFTFLNRENRMYKIYISGTIVIYTTSVKATELLNYKFK